The Papaver somniferum cultivar HN1 chromosome 6, ASM357369v1, whole genome shotgun sequence genome segment CCGCTTTCCCTTTCTtttcactacaagtggtatctGAGCCGGTCTTTCCTTGGATTGATCATGGATGATGGTAATAGATTTAGGGCTTTAGCTGAGCAATTAGCTACTGTTCTTCAAGTTTAAGAAGTAATTTCAAGGGCTTTACAAAATAAACCTTCTCATGTGCTTCTACACAAATGCAAGAAAATTTTAGCAGCTGAAACAAAGAAGCTACTATTGCTGGAGCGTGAGATACATTTGAGTCCATCTGTTGATGAGAATTGGGAATCAAATTCGTGGGAAAGCTTCGAATTAATTGGATCTGTGTTGAATAAAGTGACGCTAATGGAGAAAGAAATCAGTCAAAAACTGGAAGAAACTCCTATTCATTCAATTTCAGTAAACGATTTCACTTCAAAACCTTCAACTCCATCAGcagcagaagaaaaaaatgattatGTCGCCTGCAAATTGATTCCGTCATTTTTCTTTGAAGAAAAAGAGGATTTCATAAGTTTAGAGCCAGAAgatgaaaaacccatcaatgatTTGGGTAATTGGGTTCATATTAAGGGTTCTCAAATTGGAGTTGAGGTTGGGTATTGCGAGCACTCAAAGAAACTAAGCAACAACCACAACAAACTGAACGGTAAGGGATGTTTTTCTCTTCTCTCGGATTCTTCTCGGATTCTCTTTGATCGTGGTAAAGATTGTTTAACTATTGAAAGGTATCCTTATTGTGTAAGAAGCAGTTCTATCTTCAGTTTTGATATGCTTACTTCTTGCTTGGTTAATTTTAATGGATCAATTTTAATTGATGATTATGATGGGAAATGTGTTAATGAGCAGGTTTGTAAACATGGGTAGTGGTCACCTTTGATGTTTAGTGAAACAATTCCTGGTATACTAAGCCAAGGTGGTGTTGCTGGTACTGCTTGGATGTTGTTTGTTAGATTGACTGATGGAGTAGCTTGGAATTTGAGTTATGGCGGAGATGATTTTCTTCTGCCACTTCAAAGGGGTAGGTTGAGTTACTATTCTTTAATTGCTAAGTGTCTCTTCCTTATTTTCCATTTTACTCGCAGtgtgtttgatcgtggtaaaAAGTTCGAAATGGGTAGAAGGTATTCAGGTTATGTTAAGTGTAGTTCAAAATTCTTCCTGGATACTCTTGCTTCTTGTGTGTTTGTTATTCGTGGAAGTTATGTTTATGAGTTCATTTTGAGACTCGGGTTAGTTGGGTACCATCTAGAATTGTTACTTGATTATGCACAGATGTTTTTGTTTGTCCAAAATGGTGATAGTCGTGATGATAATATGTTGGCTAGTAAAACGAAGCAGCTAGGCAGTGCTCACTGGGATAAATTGATCTACAACAAGTCTGGGAATGAATGGAGTTTACATGGTCAGGAAACCCTTGAAAGGATAGTGGGAATTAAAAACATGCTTTTAAATGCTAAGGGCAAATGTTTAAAATGATTTTTCATTATAATACTTGGATCACCCAGCCTTATCATTTGTGGCAGTAGTGCATGGAGTTTCAAGGGTGATATAGTTTCTCTAAGGTTACAGCTGGGATATTGTTCACTGAAAATACCAGATAGTGTAGCGGGGAGTTGGAGTAGTGAAGAAGGTTTATATTCTGGCCTGGAGTGTGCGGGAAGGGTATTCGATCGAGGAAGGTTGTTAGTAATGGATTATGAATTGGTCCATATGGTTGCAAGTGGTTATGCAGTGGATGCAGCCACAGTTTCTGAATACTCCTCGAAGCTGTCATGAATATTGTTACCCATTCTTTGCTGAGATAGCAAAGTTGATAGTTGTTCTGAAACTGAGATGTGGTATACTTAAAGTGCTTGGGGGTGTGATGAGTAAACTGTTGCAGAAGGTTATTCTCCTTTGGACTAATTGGGTTCTTCTAGCGACTGTATAAAACAAGCCTAGAGATGCACGAGAACTATTGGAGAAACTACTTGCGGGGACATGCATACTGCCTACACACATCAAAGTAGCTTGGAAGGGGCTCAAGGAGGTAGAGATAGCTGCAACGAGCCGTGACATGCAGATGGTAAGAAAGATAATCATTCTCCGAGTGCTCAGCATTTTGGTTTTCTTAACAAAGTTTGAGTTCATATGGATTTCCTTCGATTCATGGAGTTTGGGAACAAACAATAATTATATTTTAGTCCCCATGTGGTTACCCAAACACCTTTGCTCTATGGTTTGTGTTCGTAAGTGTGGGAACTCAAGCTGGGATGTGAATCATCTCATCTTAAAGATTGAGAATGAATTATATGACAAGATACCCAAGATGCCGGTAGTGTTTACGGGTGTTAAGAGTGCAACACAAGAGAGGTTGTAAGAAGTAAGTAAGAAGGTTGTTGGTGGTTTTACTCAGCAAAACGAAGCAGTTCTGAACTGTGCCTTCATTAGTAGTCACACATGTGCTAATGCTCGTCGATGCTTTCCTTGTTGCAGTTAGTTGTTCGGTTTCTTATTCCGACGCAAAGTGCGTGACAAGGGAGTGGAATTCTGTGAATGGACTGCAGAAATCACAATTATTCCCAGAAAGACTGGTGAGGTGGTTTTAGATGTTTGGATTAGTGAAGGCAATGAGTTGTTCCGTCAATTACAGATGGTTGTTCGTGGTAGAGAAGGATGGAATACTTCAGCTGGATATTTTGTTGATGATAGCCAACAGCTCTTGGAGCAACTGAATATCTCCACTATTATTGGTATAATAGTACAAGGGAAAGAGGAGGTCACCAACGACATGCTATCAACAAGTACATTACAAAATCGGTTCATGCTTACTGTTATTCATTTTCCCACAGTTTTTATAATGGTGGTAtcctggagatggaaattgttCTCGCCAAGTTTATGGAGCGCGGGAAATGCTAGCTGGGTCATTGCTACTACTATGGCACTAAAATGCGCCCAAAAACAAGATACTTTGCCTCAGGACTGCCAGTCAATAGTGCTACAGTGGAGAAAAAGAGCAGATGAGCACGCTAAAATCCTTCGCAGACAGTTCTGGCAGGTGGAGTTCATGGCCTTGCAAGATAAGAAGCTTGAGCTGATTCCCAGCAGTAAAGAAGTCATCTTCTCAATAAGATATGGGAACGAGAAGTTTTCTGTGCTAGAAGACAACCTGAAGATTCATTCTCACGGCTCAACTGGAAGTGAACTAAGGTCTCTGATTCTCAAAGGTACACATACAGTCGACTTCAAATCTATTCCTAACTTGTTACTCAAGGCTGGGAACGACGCTTTAACTATTATCTACCTAGCCGTGATTTTTGAAGCTATGAGTTCTGTTTCGCCTGGGTGTGGGATTTCTTCTTGCTACTACGATACGTCACTGACTGTCGTTGGAGGAGCTATAGAGAGATTAGTCCATCCATGTTGTCCACAACTTCAAACAGCTGGTAATCACAAGAGGTCTCTTCCGCGGCAAATGAGATGCACCCTGGGCAATGTCAGACCTGCTAGTATTGGCTCACTTGATAAGTTCAGCAAGGGAGACTCATTTAATTGGGTTTTCCCGGCATACTACAAACACATCGGTATACTTAAAGGTGCTTATACAGTCTTTGGTAACACTATTTTGGGGTTGTTACTCATGGATGGAAGTGGTGTTTTTACTAGTATTTACCCAGACGTGAATTCAACTTATATAGACCTTGGCGTTGAAGATTATATGGGTCGCATCTCTTACGGTATCCGTGAACAAGCTGCAACAGCTATGCATCTCTTCAGCCCCGCTCATTCCATTTTCTTATcctccatccttgaggacaaggatgatttaAAGGGGTGGGATTTGTCGTGTCCCATGTCTTATAGGGCACCCCTGTATAAGGGCAGCCTGGGTGTAGTTACTACTGTTAGTGTGTGTCTGGCACATGTGCCATTCTACTATATCCCAAAGGAAAATAGGATATAGAAACTGTTTTCAAATTTTCCTTTATACTATGATCCATGTACATGTTATTTTTGGGCATTTTGAATAGACCCGTAAGTAAACTTGTTGATAACAATGACACCTATTCTTTGTTATGTTTTTCACTTGAAAAGGGATTGCTTTCTATAAACTTCCGGCAGAAGCCTGATAACAGCCTGATTCATATATTCATATTCCTTCAACTTTGATGTAGTACATAATGGACATGCGCTGACTTGTCTTGCATGCTTAAGATGTACCCATTTCTAATCCTTCTTTCTTTTCACCAGGCCGTAGTAAATAAGCTTTATGAATGATCTTGTTGGTGGCGGCCACCCTATAAGGCCGTGTTAGGTCGccaaattttcattttcaattttagcATCCTCCAAATGTCTCAATGCGAGGATAGGATTCTGATAAATATGTATTAAATTTTCCGTCTATCCTGTTATTATATCTGTTTATTTTCGGTTACGCTATTAAAATTTATGCACAAAGTTTAGTAACTTAAAATTACAATTTATAGGTGTGTATATTGGAGTGTCTGAGAGAAAAATAATATTGGAGTGTCCGAAACTATGAGTAGATATTAAAGAAGGGTAAAACCAAATCCGTGGGATCACTCTTTTTtcctttgtcattttttttttagtGGGAGTACTATTATCATGTTCCAGaataattattcaattgaaccgTTCTCATGCATGAATAAATGTCCAACAACAAAAGTAATTCTCCAAatatttatttgaagtttttattCTGTTGCGGTCGATTTTGCAACCCCAAGTCAGAGGTAACTTGTTGAACCGGAGAAATTGTTTAATCAGATTAGAGGCTTTAGTGATCTAGGTGGCTCTATTTTATGCTTACATCTAGCATGTAATCTGGTCAAAACCCGTCTGCTGCTGTAACTTTTTCATAAATCACTCAATCCCAATACTTATTTCATGTAATTCATAGTTTCTCCATAGTGTAATAATCATTACCCCTTTTTAGTTTTTTGTGCATCTGCCTATAAATCGAAAACAAAATTCAATTGCATTCTCATCTCTCATATCTTGTTCTTCACCCTGCCTATCGCAGTGTGCTTcagtttttcctttcttttgttgtatttttgttcTTGTGTAGCGTTTTGTTCTGTATTCTATGTTTAGTTATCACAACCCTGTTAGAGAATGGAAGCATAA includes the following:
- the LOC113286891 gene encoding uncharacterized protein LOC113286891; translation: MVVRGREGWNTSAGYFVDDSQQLLEQLNISTIIGIIVQGKEEVTNDMLSTSTLQNRFMLTVIHFPTVFIMVVSWRWKLFSPSLWSAGNASWVIATTMALKCAQKQDTLPQDCQSIVLQWRKRADEHAKILRRQFWQVEFMALQDKKLELIPSSKEVIFSIRYGNEKFSVLEDNLKIHSHGSTGSELRSLILKGTHTVDFKSIPNLLLKAGNDALTIIYLAVIFEAMSSVSPGCGISSCYYDTSLTVVGGAIERLVHPCCPQLQTAGNHKRSLPRQMRCTLGNVRPASIGSLDKFSKGDSFNWVFPAYYKHIGILKGAYTVFGNTILGLLLMDGSGVFTSIYPDVNSTYIDLGVEDYMGRISYGIREQAATAMHLFSPAHSIFLSSILEDKDDLKGWDLSCPMSYRAPLYKGSLGVVTTVSVCLAHVPFYYIPKENRI